In one window of Zingiber officinale cultivar Zhangliang chromosome 11A, Zo_v1.1, whole genome shotgun sequence DNA:
- the LOC122031848 gene encoding ferritin-4, chloroplastic-like, producing the protein MLLGAPQLALLASSSYLPAGGAGGGRFRFPGSYLKLTKGERRRGPVLAAAEGSQAITGVFFQPFEELKKIEASLVPIALDQSLARQKYTDDCEAAINVQINVEYNVSYVYHALFAYFDRDNVALKGLAKFFKESSDEERDHAEKFIKYQNKRGGRAKLLPIVTPLTEFDHVEKGDALYAMELALALEKLTNEKLLQLHTIAQNSNDPQLTEFIESEFLEEQVETIKNVSEYVAQLRRVGKGHGVWHFDQMLLHEGDAA; encoded by the exons ATGCTGCTCGGCGCTCCCCAACTCGCTCTCCTCGCTTCCTCCTCTTATCTTCCTGCGGGAGGCGCTGGTGGTGGCAGATTCCGGTTTCCCGGCTCCTACTTGAAGCTGACGAAGGGGGAGCGTCGTAGAGGACCCGTACTCGCCGCCGCCGAGGGCAGCCAAGCTATTACTGGTGTCTTTTTCCAGCCGTTCGAGGAGCTCAAGAAAATCGAGGCGTCGCTCGTCCCCATCGCCCTCGATCAGTCCCTCGCTCGCCAGAAATACACCGATGACTGCGAGGCGGCCATTAATGTTCAGATCAA CGTGGAGTACAATGTGTCCTATGTCTACCATGCTCTGTTTGCTTACTTCGATCGAGATAACGTTGCACTAAAAGGCCTGGCAAA ATTCTTCAAGGAATCAAGCGATGAGGAAAGGGACCATGCTGAGAAATTTATTAAGTATCAG AACAAACGAGGAGGAAGGGCTAAGCTTTTGCCCATAGTTACACCTCTGACTGAATTTGATCATGTGGAGAAGGGTGATGCTTTGTATG CCATGGAATTGGCTTTGGCTCTCGAGAAGCTGACAAATGAGAAACTACTTCAGCTGCACACT ATAGCTCAGAATTCCAATGATCCCCAACTGACAGAATTCATCGAGAGTGAGTTTCTGGAAGAACAG GTGGAAACAATTAAAAATGTCTCTGAATATGTTGCTCAGTTGAGGAGAGTTGGAAAAGGGCATG GAGTTTGGCACTTCGACCAGATGCTTCTCCATGAAGGAGATGCAGCCTGA